A section of the Hemitrygon akajei chromosome 8, sHemAka1.3, whole genome shotgun sequence genome encodes:
- the LOC140731926 gene encoding NACHT, LRR and PYD domains-containing protein 3-like isoform X3, with amino-acid sequence MAEGSNENQDPGSVVDTALRCTFKEVLGNCDDYRLFRLTQFYRNRLELAFEKEVKSISLVLKEQQIFSVKEHMLLVENKNQTNSSKLLLTLVMEKGCAARRVMWEAFLKTTIRLPKLEKILKEIQELGTNPDDYLKNIRGFAGVPSELKDVQKQHMEELRKQTEQLRMNTIHGKEVPKICQLVDRYAELTVISCIRDWKLVEHELLAKGQEHEEWRERQLHDNLDIIGMDKLFCSSYSRSKYNTGSSSAVSGIPGIGKTTMVQKIIYDWSTEKIYPKFKFVFSFKFRELNDINCRITLRELILNQYPYLKNVLSEIWKIPEQILFLFDGLDEYKFGIDFADSRRNTDPKHVCKDPEWWCEVADIVYALIQRTLLPGCSVLLTSRPTALHLLQSAKIDIWAEILGFSHEERKEYFNRYFEDEAVAAAVFKHIHENQILYTMSFNPSYCWILGQTLGPIFIKRGNDLQRIPKTITELYSYHIYNILKNHSRLDEPRDVLLRIGKMAFAGVSEKNIMFRNGDLVKYGLQPSQFLSGFVIELLERDDSVQNVVYAFTHLTVQEFVGALAQILTADHGDIKKLFEEAHQEEDGRYELFLRFVVGLSSKSHQPLKEFLGQVPHETTCEVIDWIRMEIKKRFKNTESRAGKKNLLNMFHYLFELQNAPLAKTTVGAVKALKFSGLQMNPIDCAVLSNVIGLCDTINDLDLQNCTIQCDGLRWLKPGLHKCVVLRLGANDLTASCIEDLASALSENRSLLVLELSNNKLGNSGMKHLSVALKNPGCKIQKLSLKANGLTDACVEDLSSALSINQSLTTLSLGSNKLGDTGVQQLPRYLRNVKKLELDDNNLSACCTEDLASTLSTYQSLRALNLSNNNLGDSGMKRLSGALTKVDQNLEELRLWAVGLTVSCAPDIASMIRKSCSLTVLDLGGNGLGDKGMELLCEGLRNWNSKIEKLQFWKNNLTDLCTKHLVSALIAVQSLHTLILKSNSFTDESIKLFRTLIQKCENLKMIDLDENNFSSWGQEQLLSLRGWRPRMRVIV; translated from the exons CTACTGGTGGAGAACAAGAATCAGACCAACAGTTCCAAACTTCTTCTAACTCTCGTGATGGAGAAAGGCTGTGCTGCACGAAGGGTAATGTGGGAGGCGTTTCTGAAAACAACAATTAGATTACCAAAATTAGAGAAAATTCTGAAAGAAATACAAGAACTTG GTACAAATCCTGATGATTATTTGAAAAACATCCGGGGCTTTGCTGGAGTTCCCAGTGAACTAAAAG ATGTTCAGAAGCAACACATGGAAGAACTCCGGAAACAAACAGAACAGCTGAGAATGAACACAATTCATGGCAAAGAGGTGCCTAAAATTTGCCAGCTGGTTGACCGATATGCTGAGCTTACGGTCATTTCATGCATTCGGGATTGGAAACTTGTAGAGCATGAACTGTTGGCAAAAGGTCAGGAGCatgaagagtggagagagagacagcTCCATGATAATCTGGATATAATAGGGATGGATAAATTGTTCTGTAGCAGTTATAGCAGGAGTAAATACAATACTGGGAGTTCATCTGCTGTGAGTGGAATTCCAGGAATTGGAAAAACAACAATGGTGCAAAAGATCATTTATGACTGGTCCACTGAGAAAATCTACCCAAAATTCAAATTTGTATTCAGTTTTAAATTTCGGGAGTTGAATGATATTAATTGTAGAATAACACTACGTGAATTGATTTTGAATCAGTATCCCTACCTCAAGAACGTGCTAAGTGAAATTTGGAAAATTCCAGAGCAAATATTATTTCTATTTGACGGCTTGGATGAATACAAGTTCGGAATTGATTTTGCAGACAGTCGGAGAAACACAGATCCCAAGCATGTGTGCaaagatcccgagtggtggtgtgaggTGGCTGACATTGTGTACGCGTTAATACAACGCACACTGCTCCCAGGATGTTCAGTGCTGCTGACCAGTCGTCCCACTGCATTGCACTTACTGCAAAGCGCCAAGATCGatatctgggctgaaatccttggGTTTTCTCATgaagaacggaaggaatatttcaacaGGTATTTTGAAGATGAGGCAGTGGCAGCAGCCGTTTTCAAACACATACATGAGAACCAGATCCTGTACACAATGAGCTTTAATCCTTCATACTGCTGGATCCTTGGTCAAACCCTAGGCCCTATCTTCATAAAAAGAGGCAATGATCTGCAGAGGATTCCCAAGACCATTACTGAATTGTATTCCTAccatatttacaacatcctgaaaaaccacagtCGCCTCGATGAGCCACGTGATGTATTGCTGAGGATTGGTAAAATGGCctttgcaggagtctctgagaaGAACATTATGTTTCGGAATGGAGATCTGGTCAAGTACGGTCTGCAACCTTCCCAGTTCCTTTCTGGATTTGTGATTGAACTCTTGGAGAGAGATGATTCTGTTCAGAATGTGGTATACGCATTCACACATCTCACCGTCCAAGAGTTTGTAGGCGCACTAGCACAAATCTTAACTGCAGATCATGGGGACATCAAGAAGCTCTTTGAGGAAGCCCACCAGGAGGAAGATGGGCGATATGAGTTATTTCTCAGATTCGTTGTAGGTCTATCTTCAAAGTCCCATCAGCCCCTGAAAGAGTTTCTGGGACAAgttcctcatgaaacaacctgtGAAGTGATTGATTGGATAAGGATGGAAATCAAAAAGCGGTTTaaaaacacagagagtagagctgGTAAAAAGAATCTCCTGAATATGTTCCACTATCTCTTTGAGCTTCAGAATGCACCATTAGCCAAGACCACAGTGGGCGCAGTGAAAGCACTAAAATTTAGTGGTTTGCAAATGAATCCAATTGACTGTGCTGTCCTGTCTAATGTGATTGGCTTGTGTGATACAATAAACGACCTTGATCTGCAGAACTGCACCATCCAGTGTGATGGACTCCGGTGGCTGAAACCAGGATTGCACAAGTGTGTGGTGTTAAG ACTAGGTGCTAATGATCTCACAGCTTCTTGTATTGAGGACCTTGCCTCTGCTCTCAGTGAAAATCGGTCACTGTTGGTGCTGGAACTGAGTAACAACAAACTGGGAAATTCCGGGATGAAACATCTGTCTGTGGCTTTGAAGAATCCTggctgtaaaatacagaaactgag CCTGAAAGCCAATGGTCTCACCGATGCTTGTGTTGAGGATCTTTCCTCGGCTCTCAGTATAAATCAGTCACTGACAACTCTGTCTCTGGGGAGTAATAAATTGGGTGACACAGGAGTGCAACAACTGCCCAGGTATCTGCGAAATGTCAAGAAATTGGA GCTGGACGATAACAATCTCTCAGCTTGCTGCACAGAGGATCTTGCTTCCACTCTCAGTACGTACCAGTCACTAAGAGCGCTGAATCTGAGCAACAATAATTTGGgagattctggaatgaaaagactGTCTGGCGCGCTGACAAAAGTGGACCAAAATCTAGAGGAACTGCG ACTTTGGGCTGTTGGGCTCACTGTGTCTTGTGCCCCTGATATCGCTTCCATGATCAGGAAAAGCTGCTCACTGACTGTCCTGGACCTCGGCGGTAATGGACTGGGAGACAAGGGCATGGAATTGTTGTGCGAGGGGCTGAGGAACTGGAATTCCAAAATAGAAAAGCTGCA GTTCTGGAAGAATAATCTCACTGATTTATGCACAAAACATCTTGTCTCTGCTCTCATTGCAGTCCAATCACTGCACACATTGATCCTTAAGTCCAACTCATTTACTGATGAGTCTATTAAGCTATTCCGCACCCTCATACAGAAGTGTGAAAACCTGAAGATGATAGA tCTGGATGAAAACAATTTTAGTTCATGGGGCCAGGAACAGCTGCTGTCACTGCGAGGATGGAGACCCAGAATGAGGGTCATTGTGTGA
- the LOC140731926 gene encoding NACHT, LRR and PYD domains-containing protein 3-like isoform X5, producing the protein MAEGSNENQDPGSVVDTALRCTFKEVLGNCDDYRLFRLTQFYRNRLELAFEKEVKSISLVLKEQQIFSVKEHMLLVENKNQTNSSKLLLTLVMEKGCAARRVMWEAFLKTTIRLPKLEKILKEIQELGTNPDDYLKNIRGFAGVPSELKDVQKQHMEELRKQTEQLRMNTIHGKEVPKICQLVDRYAELTVISCIRDWKLVEHELLAKGQEHEEWRERQLHDNLDIIGMDKLFCSSYSRSKYNTGSSSAVSGIPGIGKTTMVQKIIYDWSTEKIYPKFKFVFSFKFRELNDINCRITLRELILNQYPYLKNVLSEIWKIPEQILFLFDGLDEYKFGIDFADSRRNTDPKHVCKDPEWWCEVADIVYALIQRTLLPGCSVLLTSRPTALHLLQSAKIDIWAEILGFSHEERKEYFNRYFEDEAVAAAVFKHIHENQILYTMSFNPSYCWILGQTLGPIFIKRGNDLQRIPKTITELYSYHIYNILKNHSRLDEPRDVLLRIGKMAFAGVSEKNIMFRNGDLVKYGLQPSQFLSGFVIELLERDDSVQNVVYAFTHLTVQEFVGALAQILTADHGDIKKLFEEAHQEEDGRYELFLRFVVGLSSKSHQPLKEFLGQVPHETTCEVIDWIRMEIKKRFKNTESRAGKKNLLNMFHYLFELQNAPLAKTTVGAVKALKFSGLQMNPIDCAVLSNVIGLCDTINDLDLQNCTIQCDGLRWLKPGLHKCVVLRLWNNKLGDSGVKLLSGVLKDRQCKIKELQLGANDLTASCIEDLASALSENRSLLVLELSNNKLGNSGMKHLSVALKNPGCKIQKLRLWAVGLTVSCAPDIASMIRKSCSLTVLDLGGNGLGDKGMELLCEGLRNWNSKIEKLQFWKNNLTDLCTKHLVSALIAVQSLHTLILKSNSFTDESIKLFRTLIQKCENLKMIDLDENNFSSWGQEQLLSLRGWRPRMRVIV; encoded by the exons CTACTGGTGGAGAACAAGAATCAGACCAACAGTTCCAAACTTCTTCTAACTCTCGTGATGGAGAAAGGCTGTGCTGCACGAAGGGTAATGTGGGAGGCGTTTCTGAAAACAACAATTAGATTACCAAAATTAGAGAAAATTCTGAAAGAAATACAAGAACTTG GTACAAATCCTGATGATTATTTGAAAAACATCCGGGGCTTTGCTGGAGTTCCCAGTGAACTAAAAG ATGTTCAGAAGCAACACATGGAAGAACTCCGGAAACAAACAGAACAGCTGAGAATGAACACAATTCATGGCAAAGAGGTGCCTAAAATTTGCCAGCTGGTTGACCGATATGCTGAGCTTACGGTCATTTCATGCATTCGGGATTGGAAACTTGTAGAGCATGAACTGTTGGCAAAAGGTCAGGAGCatgaagagtggagagagagacagcTCCATGATAATCTGGATATAATAGGGATGGATAAATTGTTCTGTAGCAGTTATAGCAGGAGTAAATACAATACTGGGAGTTCATCTGCTGTGAGTGGAATTCCAGGAATTGGAAAAACAACAATGGTGCAAAAGATCATTTATGACTGGTCCACTGAGAAAATCTACCCAAAATTCAAATTTGTATTCAGTTTTAAATTTCGGGAGTTGAATGATATTAATTGTAGAATAACACTACGTGAATTGATTTTGAATCAGTATCCCTACCTCAAGAACGTGCTAAGTGAAATTTGGAAAATTCCAGAGCAAATATTATTTCTATTTGACGGCTTGGATGAATACAAGTTCGGAATTGATTTTGCAGACAGTCGGAGAAACACAGATCCCAAGCATGTGTGCaaagatcccgagtggtggtgtgaggTGGCTGACATTGTGTACGCGTTAATACAACGCACACTGCTCCCAGGATGTTCAGTGCTGCTGACCAGTCGTCCCACTGCATTGCACTTACTGCAAAGCGCCAAGATCGatatctgggctgaaatccttggGTTTTCTCATgaagaacggaaggaatatttcaacaGGTATTTTGAAGATGAGGCAGTGGCAGCAGCCGTTTTCAAACACATACATGAGAACCAGATCCTGTACACAATGAGCTTTAATCCTTCATACTGCTGGATCCTTGGTCAAACCCTAGGCCCTATCTTCATAAAAAGAGGCAATGATCTGCAGAGGATTCCCAAGACCATTACTGAATTGTATTCCTAccatatttacaacatcctgaaaaaccacagtCGCCTCGATGAGCCACGTGATGTATTGCTGAGGATTGGTAAAATGGCctttgcaggagtctctgagaaGAACATTATGTTTCGGAATGGAGATCTGGTCAAGTACGGTCTGCAACCTTCCCAGTTCCTTTCTGGATTTGTGATTGAACTCTTGGAGAGAGATGATTCTGTTCAGAATGTGGTATACGCATTCACACATCTCACCGTCCAAGAGTTTGTAGGCGCACTAGCACAAATCTTAACTGCAGATCATGGGGACATCAAGAAGCTCTTTGAGGAAGCCCACCAGGAGGAAGATGGGCGATATGAGTTATTTCTCAGATTCGTTGTAGGTCTATCTTCAAAGTCCCATCAGCCCCTGAAAGAGTTTCTGGGACAAgttcctcatgaaacaacctgtGAAGTGATTGATTGGATAAGGATGGAAATCAAAAAGCGGTTTaaaaacacagagagtagagctgGTAAAAAGAATCTCCTGAATATGTTCCACTATCTCTTTGAGCTTCAGAATGCACCATTAGCCAAGACCACAGTGGGCGCAGTGAAAGCACTAAAATTTAGTGGTTTGCAAATGAATCCAATTGACTGTGCTGTCCTGTCTAATGTGATTGGCTTGTGTGATACAATAAACGACCTTGATCTGCAGAACTGCACCATCCAGTGTGATGGACTCCGGTGGCTGAAACCAGGATTGCACAAGTGTGTGGTGTTAAG ATTATGGAACAATAAACTAGGAGATTCAGGAGTAAAATTACTGTCTGGTGTACTAAAGGATCGTCAATGTAAAATAAAGGAACTGCA ACTAGGTGCTAATGATCTCACAGCTTCTTGTATTGAGGACCTTGCCTCTGCTCTCAGTGAAAATCGGTCACTGTTGGTGCTGGAACTGAGTAACAACAAACTGGGAAATTCCGGGATGAAACATCTGTCTGTGGCTTTGAAGAATCCTggctgtaaaatacagaaactgag ACTTTGGGCTGTTGGGCTCACTGTGTCTTGTGCCCCTGATATCGCTTCCATGATCAGGAAAAGCTGCTCACTGACTGTCCTGGACCTCGGCGGTAATGGACTGGGAGACAAGGGCATGGAATTGTTGTGCGAGGGGCTGAGGAACTGGAATTCCAAAATAGAAAAGCTGCA GTTCTGGAAGAATAATCTCACTGATTTATGCACAAAACATCTTGTCTCTGCTCTCATTGCAGTCCAATCACTGCACACATTGATCCTTAAGTCCAACTCATTTACTGATGAGTCTATTAAGCTATTCCGCACCCTCATACAGAAGTGTGAAAACCTGAAGATGATAGA tCTGGATGAAAACAATTTTAGTTCATGGGGCCAGGAACAGCTGCTGTCACTGCGAGGATGGAGACCCAGAATGAGGGTCATTGTGTGA